TTTCATACCTCTTTGATGTCATCTTCAGTGTCATTGTAACATTGTTAATTGCAGCTCGCGTCACATAAGACAGCGCTTCCACGCATAGAGACCGACCAGTGAAAGGATGAGAACTGTGCATGCGCAGCAGCAGAGAGTGGAAGACAAAGTCCACATTGCCGATCTGCACTGCTGCGGACAAGGTCAGGCTCATATGTCTATGGTACATCGAATTATACATTCAGATCTATGATGGCTGATAACttcgaaaaccaccgatatctcgaccAGGAACGGTTACTGTCGTTTTACGGCCTTATCCAGTTCGTGCCTTGAAATTGACAGGGACTTACATGTGGAAATATCGGACTTTTGTCGAATTTATCTAGCtgcattttcgcatgttatatagCATACAACATGGTGGAAGAAGCTTAACTTTTCCTTggacaatatgttgaacattatgttctgaataATTCAAAGGATACAAAGTCTTCATCAAAAAGGTACGAAGTTCTCATTATTAGGTACGCAACTGATCTGTTGTAAAACACAAtttttaaaccatgagtctttaaaactaagaaatattatgactttttccaaagtctacatcgtaataccagCGTTACTTCTATTTGAATATGTTTCCAAAGAATCTGATGATAAATTTATAATGATAgtttcaaggcttatatccatcgtCACATCCCTGTCAAGTTATTGTTTCTGTAGCTTTTCAACATGCGTCACAGACTGTGCCCAAGCTATGGATGGGATGTTGTCTATTGGCTCACATACAAGCGATTCAGTGAATGATATcttaaatgtttttgtttttacCTCCCACATAGCCTTATCCTTTGCGCAAATTAATTTCATATGGCTACACTGACAGTGACAGGTGGGTAAATTCAAAACTGAGTGATCCCATTCACATGTAAGGAAGTCAAGTTGTACGTTCTGCCatgtgacttgtataaattaacgagtCTCATTTATATTGTgcttaatatttctatttttaaaGGAGGGAAATTATCCGCTTTTCTGATGTTCATACTTGTTGTTATCTCTGTAACAATTAAAATTGTAACAGGCAATGACCAACTTCAAAGCAAGGTATTACGAGAATCGTGAAACTGATAGCACTTATTTCCAAATaatagtcactgctgtttttcttacacgtaaatacaTGTTTACCCTCAGAAACAAAACCTACAGATACTCATTCATACCTACACTGctacaaggaaaaaaatacaaaataactaACAGTTGTGTGAGTAATTTGGTTGTCGTgaagtacggcaacagtgcagcatgtaggtGCGAGATTCTCGCTGTCTAGCTGTAACTCGCTGCTAAccgctcggaaagagaatgaatattattggttgccagtggctagtggaggggaaTGCACAGGACTgctgaaaattgggccgccttcCAACATGACGCGGACTTTAGAACAGTGGTTCAACAGTATAAGTAAGTGcaatagaaaacgtaaaaaaattcTGTCGGCTGTCGCTTCTTATCCCGTTATCGAAAAACCATAAATAAAGTGGAATATGAGCTATGATACAGTGGCTCAAAATCACAAcaccattgctcttcacatctgTAAGTCAACTACAGCACCTGGTATCAAGTTGTAAAACGCGTGTACAAAGGTTCACAGTATTTATAAAGGTGATACATATGTAGCTGGTTAGTAATAAACTCAACCTTCGCTAAGCGCTATACGGACTAAAATGCACTGTCCGAATATCACGTGACTTGAGATGCAGGAGAGTGTTCCGGACAGAATTTTCGTTCTACACATCTGAGTACTCAGTCCACAGATATCAATACACTATGATAGCTAACCTAGTCACTTGCGATGTCAGTAAGTTGTGTCACAAATGGTAATGCTTGAGTTGTAAAAAAAGAGGCGCCGGTACTGTAGTCTTCCTGTTGTGCTTTTCTTTATATTAAGAGTCTTGAAATGTAATTTTAGCGCTTGTTTCATCAGAGTTGTCGGTAGCACCGTCACAAATCAACTACTGGCGAATAGTTCTCATAAACTCACTTTTTACCGTTCGGTATTGTGCTAAGCGAGTTCATTGACGTGATGGACAACGTGATTTGGCCTTCATTCTGTATAAGCGATGTcaaataagtaattaaaaatacTGGAACTCATTGCGTTACCAGATATCATAGATAGTACGAATTTTAGATACTATATGCGATATCTTTGATGTCGCGTGTGGGCTTTGGAGTCTCTTTGTTTCAATTACGTTGTTCTTTGGCTGTTGCTTTGTGGAAGGTGTGTGTTGTCGGATTAGTTTCGTTTGCAATTGTGGTGATTTGTTGGTGACTTTTGGCATTTAATTTGAAAAATAGTGATACAGAAAGTTGTTCTTTTCAGATATATAACTGATTCAACAATCCGTAGTTATGGAGAACGACGCAGGAGAGTTTGTCGACTTGTATCGCCCTCGCAAATGGTAATATTACCACGTGGTTTTCAGCTGGATAGTGTGTGTGTAATGTGTTCAAAACCTGTATTTGTTTAGTTATGTTGCAAGCTAAATAACGATTCAGCCATATGGAATTTGTATAGTTactgaatattttctttgttatgGAATTGTTTTCGCCTTTCTTGTGCAGTTCCGCCAGCAACCGCATCATTCACGCAAAGGATCATGCGTCTATACAGATTAATATTGCTGATGTAGATCCAGCTACGGGACGTATGACGGacactacaaaaatgtacgcaatatGTGGCGCCATACGGAGAATGGTGAGTGAGCAGACAGATTTCTTTTAAATCTGTCAGTGATATCCCAAGCGAATTAAGAGTTTAATTTAGGAATTAGCTTGTAGAAGAAATTGTTTGTATGGGAGCTCAGTCCCTGTTCATCCATGCATCTAAAGCCACACTGAGTACGGTTGCTAATTTGTTACATTAAATTATAGGACTATTTGTTTCACATAatgaaaaatccccccccccccccacacacacacacacaccaatagcaCATATGAAATTCTCGCTATCATATTGCTTTGTGATAGTCTCACCTGAGATAATTTTATCACTGCTTTCGCCAGGACCTCCGGAGTTTGGGGCAATCTTTGAAAGCAATTGGTCATATTCGTAAACGAATGTAGCGCACGATAAAATTAAAAGTACACTTTAAGTAATTAATTGCTTGGCTCCAAATTGTACCGACAAGAGTTAAGATAACGGAaagaaataagaaaggaaaaagAGTATACGTGTCTATAATAATTACCGTAATTTATGCGAGTAAAAAAGTACAATGAACCTTTAAATCCAATACAATACATCGCATGATGAAGTCATATTATGAATCAGCGTTAACTTTTAATACTAATTGTTAAATCTAACTGGACGAGTTAACAAATAACGAAAACTGACAAACAATAGGATCTAACAAATACTGGAATCGCTATCCGGAACTGATCTATATAGGTTAATTCTGGTTATGGTACAGAGTCGAACCATTCCACGGTTCGGTATTTAGATCGTTCTAGCAACAAGTGTGTGGTCTACAGTGTTACAAGGAATTCTACGTATGGTATTACCACGAAAAAGAAATTTGAAAGCTTACCTAATTTACTAGTTATTCTAGTAGTTCTGAGGTCAGTAAGAAatctagaaatcctacaaaaacATAGCCACAGATTTTCTGCAAAAATGCCCAAAATTATGAACCATCCAAAGGTTGGAATAAGTATATGGAAGTGGCTTCCCATATAGATAAATTCTAA
This Schistocerca nitens isolate TAMUIC-IGC-003100 chromosome 1, iqSchNite1.1, whole genome shotgun sequence DNA region includes the following protein-coding sequences:
- the LOC126192187 gene encoding 40S ribosomal protein S21 yields the protein MENDAGEFVDLYRPRKCSASNRIIHAKDHASIQINIADVDPATGRMTDTTKMYAICGAIRRMGESDDCIARLAKKDGILAKNF